The following coding sequences lie in one Cricetulus griseus strain 17A/GY unplaced genomic scaffold, alternate assembly CriGri-PICRH-1.0 unplaced_scaffold_19, whole genome shotgun sequence genomic window:
- the LOC113838232 gene encoding carcinoembryonic antigen-related cell adhesion molecule 3-like gives MEEFAMIPCKGCSPWQGLLLTASLLTCWHLTTTAQVAIESVPPQVVEGEDVLLRVHHLPDNILAFVWHKGVSNMSLGIALYSLAKDGSVTGPEHSGRETVYSNGSLQIRHVTRKDTGYYTFRTINGQLGIVSTTTIYLHVYAELWSRCLHCERSPISTQPTIESVPSSVAEGESVLLVVHNLPKNLRALFWYKGAIVFKNHEVAQHRIAKNSIVMGPAHSGREIVYSNGSLLLQNVTWNDTGFYTLRTLSTDLKDELAHVKLQIDTSHCRPQLTSGQPTVESVPPSVAEGGSALLVAHNLPKNIQAIFWYKGAIVFKNHEIARHRIAKNSIVMGPAHSGRETVYSNGSLLLQNVTRKDAGFYTLRTLTTDLQVGLAHVQLLVESK, from the exons atggaggagtTCGCTATGATTCCCTGCAAGGGCTGCTCACCTTGGCAGGGGCTCCTGCTCACAG CCTCCCTTTTAACCTGCTGGCACCTGACCACCACTGCCCAAGTCGCCATTGAATCAGTGCCGCCCCAAGTGGTTGAAGGAGAAGACGTCCTCCTACGTGTTCATCATCTACCAGACAATATTCTAGCCTTTGTCTGGCACAAAGGGGTGAGCAATATGAGCCTTGGGATTGCACTCTATTCACTGGCCAAGGATGGAAGTGTGACAGGGCCCGAACACAGTGGTAGAGAGACGGTGTACAGCAACGGATCCCTGCAGATCCGCCATGTCACCCGGAAGGACACCGGATACTACACCTTCCGAACCATAAATGGACAACTAGGTATAGTATCAACGACAACCATATACCTTCACGTGTACG CAGAGCTTTGGAGCAGAT GCTTGCATTGCGAGCGCTCTCCCATCTCTACCCAGCCCACTATTGAATCAGTACCATCCAGCGTTGCAGAAGGAGAAAGTGTCCTTCTAGTGGTTCACAATCTCCCAAAGAATCTTCGAGCCTTGTTCTGGTACAAAGGAGCAATTGTGTTCAAGAACCATGAGGTTGCACAACACAGAATTGCCAAAAATTCAATTGTGATGGGCCCTGCACACAGTGGTAGAGAGATAGTGTACAGCAATGGATCCCTGCTGCTCCAGAATGTCACCTGGAATGACACTGGATTCTACACGCTACGAACTCTGAGTACAGATCTGAAAGATGAATTAGCACATGTGAAACTCCAGATAGACA CCTCCCATTGTAGGCCCCAGCTCACCTCTGGCCAGCCCACTGTTGAGTCAGTTCCACCCAGCGTTGCTGAAGGGGGAAGTGCTCTtttagtggctcacaacctcccgAAGAATATCCAAGCCATTTTCTGGTACAAAGGAGCAATTGTGTTCAAGAACCATGAGATTGCCCGACACAGAATTGCCAAAAATTCAATTGTGATGGGTCCTGCACACAGTGGTAGAGAGACAGTGTACAGTAATGGATCCCTGCTGCTCCAGAATGTAACCAGGAAAGACGCTGGATTCTACACCCTACGAACGCTGACCACAGATCTGCAGGTTGGATTAGCACATGTACAACTCCTGGTAGAGAGTAAGTGA